One genomic window of Solanum dulcamara chromosome 12, daSolDulc1.2, whole genome shotgun sequence includes the following:
- the LOC129877416 gene encoding uncharacterized protein LOC129877416, producing MCSYKFKKQGGVVVVDISPQSLSHINGRPVLQPYNNSHKKNTSNFKISPPPISPKIKSPRQQSIKKVNDSNVLNISNEKIVTPKIPKVKNSTLTTPPISPKIKSPRQPSIKKMKNDSKNTILIKNSCKKDSSFMILEVAGSIAAARKEQVANMQVQRKQRIAHYGRTNSAKFNDAKLVTAAAVDSCSKEGKRCSFITPNSDPVYITYHDEEWGVPVHDDDLLFELLVLTVAQVGSDWTSVLKKRHDFRDAFSGFDPEIVAKYNEKKINSTSIEYGIELSQVRGVVDNSNRILEIKKQFGSFHKYLWGFVSNKPITTQYKAFNKIPVKTSKSETMSKDMVKKGFRYVGPTIIHSFMQAVGLTNDHIITCPRHAQCAILATQEPIAM from the exons atgtGTTCTTACAAGTTCAAGAAACAAGGaggagttgttgttgttgatatttctCCACAATCACTCTCTCATATCAATGGACGTCCTGTTCTTCAACCATACAACAATTCCCACAAAAAAAATACATCAAATTTCAAGATTTCACCTCCTCCTATCTCTCCCAAAATCAAGTCCCCTAGACAACAATCTATCAAGAAAGTGAATGATTCTAATGTCTTGAATATAAGTAATGAGAAAATTGTGACACCCAAAATCCCAAAAGTGAAAAATTCAACACTAACAACTCCTCCTATTTCACCTAAAATCAAGTCACCTAGACAACCATCTatcaagaaaatgaaaaatgattCTAAAAACACAATCTTGATAAAAAATTCTTGTAAAAAAGACtcttcttttatgattcttGAAGTTGCTGGAAGCATAGCAGCAGCAAGAAAGGAACAAGTTGCCAATATGCAAGTGCAGAGGAAACAGAGAATTGCACATTATGGAAGAACTAATTCTGCTAAGTTCAATGATGCCAAATTAGTCACTGCTGCTGCTGTTGATTCATGTTCTAAAGAAGGGAAAAGATGCAGCTTTATCACACCTAATTCTG ACCCTGTCTACATTACATACCATGATGAAGAATGGGGAGTTCCTGTCCATGATGATGA TCTGCTATTTGAGTTGTTGGTATTAACTGTGGCTCAAGTTGGATCAGACTGGACTTCAGTGTTAAAGAAAAGGCACGATTTCAG GGATGCATTTTCAGGATTTGATCCAGAAATTGTTGCAAAATACaatgaaaaaaagataaattcaACAAGTATTGAATATGGAATTGAGTTGAGCCAAGTCAGAGGGGTTGTTGACAACTCTAATAGAATTTTAGAG ATCAAGAAACAATTTGGGTCATTCCACAAGTACCTATGGGGATTTGTGAGCAACAAGCCCATTACAACACAATACAAGGCCTTCAACAAAATCCCAGTAAAGACATCAAAATCAGAAACAATGAGCAAAGATATGGTGAAAAAAGGCTTTAGATATGTTGGCCCAACTATTATACACTCTTTCATGCAGGCAGTTGGGCTTACCAATGACCATATTATCACTTGTCCAAGACATGCCCAATGTGCTATTCTAGCAACTCAAGAACCAATTGCTATGTGA
- the LOC129876707 gene encoding uncharacterized protein LOC129876707, translating into MASSQVEIASSSPFGYVVNNRCCVTTSTRDSNSFNKNFKNLVQSHLHSCISNRREFFPSYCCDNSQKNNANLLTEIGGKNQESCSVEVSNVGGGVSCLVRKWKDFETESRNFDESCSSIVIKSDSFGDKTDISKNCDVEDVKESERLGVADIIKKLKFDTGNNNHSNNNVVVAIDGALLPCVRTSIKDHSEVQRCNFSPVLSSPRFIRGRQALSDLLLQMERDRKRELEGLVERKVVSKFQQRGRIQSLLRVRLIRRSAEVRGGSRSVNCSASESTKSTHSAIMHLREKFNTVGNHGLAVSRNTSKEVAESIHESGSLPSTPNRQQKENSYRDFKGLRSSQRELARSNSAKAGTGFSLYQQREEDPPKGLVKERAGLQPGVDDSISTSVTLGDNTRDPSISKKENHHKPRSRHKEVVDTKPKVGNIGISNQLQKENHHEEVPEQVSPRNVATNLHVKNMLSSHQQREGDQHKELVRERADMQPGTALGEKARDSCTSKEESNHKPRNSHKEVVDNIPKVGALSIFNQPCEENHYEELCKKLSLRKVATNIQVTHLSENQKEMACSAKKSEGSCILNQHDMNLTSLPSYTSQAQSLDDIPEKVSWENTSSEASHSNLLDFVESGRPPKHRGTNKQLPGTSDCTNPQSDLEEESTNQCLVGSDRGLVSDYSLTASGWDELQSNYQRDNEDWISYISRPRKEWEGLRKERYQEMLDPFSDNHDIQQLLHRKSVSSFLMSGLREKIDRIMASRSQQLPHATSSHVEKEVSAQVDEDEEEKVEQNARKEEDEVGEEEEEEEWGYDYDSEDDNSPSRQRYNEPEVLILQNTSSQTLQSWNTNPYQEVTDDSYHFPSPSSLQSQSSNIYSQPCSSSTGHPSAEMELIYEMRGHMEQLHQEIFEIRRSMKSCMNMQMKLQHSIKQDVAAAISQLGQKSRGNSDNKGPNKGKCCICCEEPVDSLLYRCGHMCTCFMCAHELISGTGKCPICQAPIMDVVRAYAHS; encoded by the exons atggCTTCTTCTCAAGTAGAAATTGCCTCCTCTTCTCCATTTGGTTATGTTGTTAATAATAGATGTTGTGTTACTACTAGTACTAGAGATTCCAATTCTTTCaataaaaatttcaagaatttggTTCAATCCCACTTACATTCTTGTATTTCAAATCGGAGGGAATTTTTTCCCTCCTATTGTTGTGATAATTCACAAAAAAACAATGCTAATTTATTAACAGAAATTGGTGGGAAAAATCAAGAAAGTTGTAGTGTGGAAGTTTCAAATGTTGGTGGGGGTGTTTCTTGTCTTGTTAGAAAATGGAAAGATTTCGAAACAGAATCAAGAAACTTTGATGAATCTTGTTCTTCCATTGTGATAAAAAGTGATTCATTTGGTGATAAAACGGATATCAGTAAAAATTGTGATGTTGAGGATGTTAAAGAAAGTGAGAGGTTGGGAGTTGCTGATATtatcaagaaattgaaatttgataCTGGTAATAATAATCATAGTAATaataatgttgttgttgctatcgATGGTGCATTGTTGCCTTGTGTTAGGACATCAATAAAGGATCATTCGGAAGTTCAGAGGTGTAATTTTTCACCGGTTCTGAGTTCACCTCGTTTCATTAGGGGGCGTCAGGCGTTGAGTGATTTGCTCTTGCAAATGGAACGCGATAGGAAGAGGGAACTCGAAGGTCTTGTAGAACGTAAGGTGGTTTCTAAGTTCCAACAAAGAGGCCGGATTCAG TCATTGCTTCGAGTTAGACTCATACGACGTAGCGCAGAAGTTAGAGGAGGCAGCAGATCAGTGAATTGCTCAGCGTCTGAATCAACTAAATCGACACATTCTGCAATTATGCATCTCAG GGAAAAGTTCAATACAGTAGGAAATCATGGTCTTGCTGTCTCAAGAAACACCTCAAAAGAAGTAGCAGAAAGCATCCATGAGAGCGGAAGCCTCCCTTCCACACCAAATCGACAACAAAAAGAGAATAGTTATCGGGACTTCAAAGGCTTAAGAAGCTCCCAAAGAGAACTGGCTCGTAGTAACTCAGCGAAAGCAGGAACTGGATTTTCATTATATCAGCAGAGAGAAGAGGATCCCCCTAAGGGGCTTGTGAAGGAGAGAGCAGGACTGCAGCCTGGTGTAGACGACTCAATAAGTACCTCTGTAACGTTGGGAGATAACACTCGAGACCCTAGCATTTCTAAAAAAGAGAATCATCATAAACCAAGAAGCCGCCATAAAGAGGTAGTAGATACCAAACCAAAAGTTGGAAATATTGGTATATCCAATCAACTGCAAAAAGAGAATCATCATGAGGAAGTACCGGAGCAAGTAAGCCCCAGGAATGTGGCGACTAACTTACATGTTAAAAACATGTTGTCATCACATCAGCAGAGAGAAGGGGATCAACATAAGGAGCTTGTCAGGGAGAGAGCTGACATGCAGCCTGGTACAGCATTGGGAGAAAAGGCTCGAGACTCTTGCACATCTAAAGAAGAGAGTAATCATAAACCAAGAAACAGCCATAAAGAGGTTGTAGATAACATCCCAAAGGTTGGAGCTCTTAGTATATTCAATCAACCGTGTGAAGAGAATCATTATGAGGAATTATGTAAGAAATTAAGCTTGAGAAAGGTGGCAACCAACATACAGGTTACTCACTTGTCAGAAAATCAGAAGGAGATGGCATGTAGTGCGAAAAAATCAGAAGGTTCTTGTATATTAAATCAACATGACATGAACCTTACCAGCTTACCGAGCTATACTTCTCAAGCACAGAGCTTAGATGACATCCCTGAAAAAGTTAGTTGGGAAAACACAAGTTCTGAAGCTAGCCATAGCAACTTATTGGATTTTGTAGAGTCAGGAAGACCTCCTAAGCATAGAGGCACAAACAAGCAGCTTCCAGGGACTAGTGATTGCACTAATCCTCAAAGCGACCTGGAAGAGGAATCAACCAACCAGTGTCTAGTTGGAAGTGACCGTGGCTTGGTAAGTGATTATTCCCTCACAGCTAGTGGATGGGATGAACTGCAGTCTAACTACCAGCGAGACAATGAAGACTGGATAAGTTATATTTCTCGTCCACGTAAAGAATGGGAAGGTCTCAGGAAAGAAAGATACCAAGAGATGCTTGATCCTTTCTCAGACAATCATGACATACAACAACTTCTTCACAG AAAAAGTGTTTCATCGTTTCTTATGAGTGGTTTGAGAGAGAAAATTGATCGAATTATGGCATCTCGCTCACAACAACTACCACATGCAACGAGCAGCCATGTTGAGAAAGAAGTATCAGCACAAGTGGATGAAGATGAGGAGGAAAAAGTGGAACAGAATGCAAGAAAAGAGGAGGATGAggtaggagaagaagaagaagaggaagaatgGGGCTATGACTATGACTCCGAAGATGACAACAGTCCTAGCAGACAACGATACAATGAACCTGAAGTATTAATTCTTCAGAACACATCTTCACAGACTTTACAGTCATGGAACACAAATCCATACCAGGAAGTCACTGATGACTCTTATCACTTCCCGTCTCCTTCTTCACTACAATCTCAATCGTCTAATATTTACTCCCAACCATGTTCTTCCTCCACTGGACATCCTTCGGCT GAAATGGAACTCATATATGAAATGAGAGGACATATGGAGCAACTCCACcaagagatttttgaaataCGAAGATCTATGAAGAGTTGTATGAACATGCAAATGAAATTACAACATTCGATTAAGCAGGACGTTGCAGCTGCAATAAGTCAGTTAG GTCAAAAGAGCAGGGGGAATTCAGATAACAAGGGTCCAAACAAAGGAAAATGTTGTATTTGCTGTGAGGAGCCAGTTGATTCTCTTCTTTACAG atGTGGACATATGTGCACCTGTTTCATGTGTGCACATGAATTGATTTCCGGTACTGGAAAATGTCCGATATGCCAAGCTCCAATAATGGATGTAGTGCGTGCATATGCTCATTCATGA